Proteins encoded together in one Felis catus isolate Fca126 chromosome B3, F.catus_Fca126_mat1.0, whole genome shotgun sequence window:
- the SELENOS gene encoding selenoprotein S isoform X1, producing MERDGQQLSARPALETEGLRFLHVTVGSLLATYGWYIVFSCILLYVVFQKLSTRLRALRQRQLDRAAAAVEPDVVVKRQEALAAARLKMQEELNAQVEKHKEKLRQLEEQKRRQKIEMWDSMQEGKSYKGNVRKPPEEDSAGPSTPSVLPKRKPDRKPLRGGGYNPLSGEGGGACSWRPGRRGPSAGG from the exons ATGGAGCGCGACGGCCAGCAGCTGTCCGCGCGGCCGGCCCTGGAGACAGAGGGATTGCGCTTCCTTCACGTCACGG tgGGCTCCCTGCTAGCCACCTATGGCTGGTACATCGTCTTCAGCTGCATCCTTCTCTACGTGGTATTTCAGAAGCTTTCCACCCGACTCAGGGCCCTGAGGCAGAGACAGCTGGACCGAGCTGCGGCTGCAGTGG AACCTGATGTTGTTGTTAAACGGCAAGAAGCTTTAGCAGCTGCCCGTTTGAAAATGCAAGAAGAATTAAATGCACAAGTCGAAAAGCATAAGGAAAAACTGAGACAG CTTGAAGaacaaaaaaggagacagaagattgAAATGTGGGACAGCATGCAAGAAGGAAAAAGTTACAAAGGAAATGTAAGAAAGCCCCCGGAAGAAGATAGTGCTGGGCCTTCTACTCCATCAGTCCTGCCGAAACGGAAGCCTGACAGAAAACCTCTCCGAGGAGGTG GTTACAACCCTTTGTCTGGTGAAGGAGGTGGAGCCTGCTCCTGGAGACCCGGACGCAGAGGCCCGTCAGCTGGTGGATGA
- the SELENOS gene encoding selenoprotein S isoform X2, with the protein MFVGSLLATYGWYIVFSCILLYVVFQKLSTRLRALRQRQLDRAAAAVEPDVVVKRQEALAAARLKMQEELNAQVEKHKEKLRQLEEQKRRQKIEMWDSMQEGKSYKGNVRKPPEEDSAGPSTPSVLPKRKPDRKPLRGGGYNPLSGEGGGACSWRPGRRGPSAGG; encoded by the exons ATGTTTG tgGGCTCCCTGCTAGCCACCTATGGCTGGTACATCGTCTTCAGCTGCATCCTTCTCTACGTGGTATTTCAGAAGCTTTCCACCCGACTCAGGGCCCTGAGGCAGAGACAGCTGGACCGAGCTGCGGCTGCAGTGG AACCTGATGTTGTTGTTAAACGGCAAGAAGCTTTAGCAGCTGCCCGTTTGAAAATGCAAGAAGAATTAAATGCACAAGTCGAAAAGCATAAGGAAAAACTGAGACAG CTTGAAGaacaaaaaaggagacagaagattgAAATGTGGGACAGCATGCAAGAAGGAAAAAGTTACAAAGGAAATGTAAGAAAGCCCCCGGAAGAAGATAGTGCTGGGCCTTCTACTCCATCAGTCCTGCCGAAACGGAAGCCTGACAGAAAACCTCTCCGAGGAGGTG GTTACAACCCTTTGTCTGGTGAAGGAGGTGGAGCCTGCTCCTGGAGACCCGGACGCAGAGGCCCGTCAGCTGGTGGATGA